TGGTGACAATGATAAAGAAGTAAGACACCTGCGTCAGTAGGAAGGAGACCAGTATCACTGTAGAGGAGAAAATAATATCTACTGTTTCCTGAAGGTAGATTGAGGAGCAAGATAGTTTTAGAAGTGGTAAAGCTTCACAGAAAAAGTGATCTATTATATTGGGACCACAAAAGGGAAGTCTTGTTATGAGTAACACAGGAATAAAAGTAGTCACAAACCCCCCTGTCCAAGCAGCAACAACTAATTTGATGCAGACTTGACTCCTCATTATTGAAGAGTAATGTAGTGGGATACAGATGGCAACATAGCGATCTAGAGACATCAACCCAAGAAGAAAAAATTCTGTAGCTCCTAGGAAGGTAAAAAAATAGGTTTGTATCAAACAACCTGAATATGATATTGCTCGAGATTTGCTAAAGAAGTTGGCCAGCATTTTGGGCACAGTAACAGAGATATATCCAATCTCTAAGGAAGACAAATTAGCCAAGAGAGCATACATTGGTGTGTGAAGGTGATGGTCTATGATAACCAGAAGCACTATAGTAGCATTTGCCATTATTGACGTTATGTAGATGAttagaaacagaaagaaatataGAACTTGCAGATTCGGGGATCCCGGAAATCCAACAAtgatgaattctgtcactgtgctTTGATTTCCTTTACCTGCATCACCCATGTCTTCCAACAGATTTTGCCTGAaacaaaaaagtttaaaatagcAATTATGATAGTAATAATAGATCTGATCGTCATGCAAAAATATGCAAGACATTGAAGGCCTAGTTTTATTGCAGGGGATCTATGTGTCACCCAAAAAGTTGCCTATTTTAACTCTTGTaaaggtaacatagaggggcattttccatatgacatctaagtctgactttggatccTTTGAAAACGtcaaaaatctgaataggaaagaagatcattttcaaaaaagaaaaatgtctatcttttttttttttcaaaaatactgtttagaacaaggttttgtgatttggtccatttttgaaaaaaaaaaaaaaaaaggtcccagttcaaaacgtacaaaatcaagccattgggatgtaggaagagtcACCATTTTTAGTACGCTGGTCCCCCAgccatcccaggaaagcaatagggcaccctagggggcactgcagtggacttcataaaatactgccaggtacacatctcactgttgctcccttatcttatctgctgagccccccaaaacccacccaaaacccactacccctaccgtacaccactaccatagctcttacaggtgaagggggcacctatatgtgggtacagtggatttctggtgaattttggaggatTCACaattccctccacaaatgtaacaggtaggaggaggtatgggcctgggtccacctgtctgcagtgtactgcacccaag
This genomic interval from Microcaecilia unicolor chromosome 1, aMicUni1.1, whole genome shotgun sequence contains the following:
- the LOC115461358 gene encoding olfactory receptor 6N1-like, whose product is MGDAGKGNQSTVTEFIIVGFPGSPNLQVLYFFLFLIIYITSIMANATIVLLVIIDHHLHTPMYALLANLSSLEIGYISVTVPKMLANFFSKSRAISYSGCLIQTYFFTFLGATEFFLLGLMSLDRYVAICIPLHYSSIMRSQVCIKLVVAAWTGGFVTTFIPVLLITRLPFCGPNIIDHFFCEALPLLKLSCSSIYLQETVDIIFSSTVILVSFLLTQVSYFFIIVTILKIPSTNGKCKAFSTCASHLIVVIIFYTTIFSMYLKQTENESSVNKVIAVLYAVIVPTLNPFIYSLRNKEIKEALRKLLNMSRSIF